A stretch of the Arvicanthis niloticus isolate mArvNil1 chromosome 17, mArvNil1.pat.X, whole genome shotgun sequence genome encodes the following:
- the LOC117722534 gene encoding cryptic protein-like → MRGNLPTQCVGLKPHQARPLFLMTVALQLINRGNSYQSEGDGAREISNILSPMLPVDGTLSNSSRRNDSQEGVHQWDFLPDSSTSGESAVPGSRCCHNGGTCVLGSFCVCPAHFTGRYCEHDQRHRDCGALGHGAWTLHSCRLCRCIFSALYCLPRQTFNHCDLKSFLSSGDRGSRACSIPSLLLLMLCLLLQGVAGKG, encoded by the exons ATGAGAGGGAACTTACCAACCCAGTGTGTCGGTTTGAAACCGCACCAAGCCAG GCCTCTGTTCTTGATGACTGTGGCGTTGCAGCTCATCAATCGGGGAAACA GCTATCAGAGCGAAGGAGATGGAGCCAGAGAAATCAGCAATATCCTGTCTCCAATGCTCCCAGTGGACGGAACTCTGAGTAATTCCAGTAGAAGGAATGACAGCCAAGAGGGAGTGCACCAATGGGATTTCCTTCCGGACTCCAGCACTTCGGGAGAGA GTGCGGTCCCTGGATCCCGCTGTTGCCACAATGGAGGCACCTGCGTTCTCGGCAGTTTCTGCGTGTGTCCTGCGCACTTCACTGGTCGCTATTGCGAGCACGACCAGAGGCACAG agacTGTGGCGCCCTAGGTCATGGAGCTTGGACCCTGCACAGCTGCCGTCTATGTAGATGCATCTTCTCAGCCCTGTACTGCCTCCCACGCCAAACGTTCAATCACTGTG ACCTGAAAAGCTTCCTCTCTTCAGGCGACAGAGGATCAAGAGCATGCAGCATCCCAAGTCTCCTCCTGCTGATGCTCTGCCTCCTCCTGCAGGGTGTGGCAGGTAAAGGCTGA